The genomic region GGTTGATACCTTGTAACTCGCCTTTTTTGTTACGGTCGACTGGAACCACTGGGTGCGCAGTCAAATGAATAGTGTGGCCAAGACGAACCAGAGCCATATTGAAAGATGAAACAAGGAAGGGCATGTCATCCGTTAGGATTTCGATAACGGTATGAGTCGATTGCCAGCTATGTTCTTCGTAGTTCGGATTGTAGACACGAACTTTAGGTTGGTTTACTGGGCGTTGTTGGATGAAATCCCATAGACAAAGAATGGTGCCATATAGGTTTTCGATAGATTCATTGGCCAAATCTTCCGTTAAAGAGTCCTGGAAGTAGAGGTGGGTAAGTTGAATCAAGTTGTTCGCTTCTGCTGTGCTAAAGTTTTCGTTTATTTCTACTTCAACACGTTCGATCAATTCATTTTTTTTGTAATCAGTCATTAGAACTCATCCCTCATGAGTGGTGTTCTTAATAAAACTAGTAGTTAATGCAATTTTGCGAAAGTATTCTGTTTGGACTCTGGATATGATTATTATGAAAATTTCACTCCTTTCATAGTTACTAACTTATCAAATTGCGACATATTGTTGTGATGTCTGGTTAATTGGACTAAAAAAGTCTTGCTCAATACGAAAAAAACCTTTGTTATCCATTTTAAACGAAATAAACTCCTTTTTTGCCTATAGTTCGCAGGATAATATTTTGTACAAGACCGAATTCGCATCAAGAGAAATCATGCAGGCAAGTAAAAAGCCACAAAAGTACGGCTTTTTGCTCTTGCCTCATTATTCTATGCTGGGTTTTTCTTCCGCCATTGAAACATTGCATATGGCAAACTGGGTGGCGGGAAAAGAGCTTTATTCTTTTTGTACCATTAGCCATGAAGTAAGGGAGATCCCTTCAAGTACGGGGGTTGTAACTCTTTCAGACTACCTGACAAGTGACGCGCCAAACGATTTAGACGCGATTTTTGTTTGTGGTGCATCGCCAGTGATAAAAAACGAAAGTCAGACTTTAGAAAATTGGATAAAAAAACAAGCAAAAAAACAGGTTGGGCTTGGTGGTGTGTGTACAGGAAGCTATTTATTGGCAAAAGCTGGCCTGTTAGATGGTTATCGTGCAACGATCCATTGGCGCAGTTTGGCTAACTTGCGAGATGAATTTTTACAGACGATCGTTTCTAATCATCTTTTTGAAGTCGATCGAGACCGTTATACTTGTAGTGGTGGTACAGCCGCGATGGATATGATGCTTTTTCTAATAGGTAAGCAGCATGGTATGACGCTCGCTAGTAGTATTTCTGAGCAATTTGTATGTGAGAGAATTCGCACGCATGAAGACCCGCAAAGAATACCTCTTCAAGCTCGTATAGGCACAGGTCAGCCTAAGCTTGTTGAGGCTGTTCAGTTAATGGAAGCCAATATTCAAGAGCCCTTATCATCGGATGATATTGCTTATCATGTTGGCGTTTCTAGGCGACATCTAGAGCGTCTTTTTAAAAGTAATTTAGATATTGTGCCGTCGCGCTACTATCTTGAATTACGCCTACAGCATGCTAAGCAGCTGATCATCCAAACGGATAAAGCGATTACCGAGGTTGGTCTGGAGTGTGGATTTGGGTCTGCGCCCCATTTTAGTACAACCTACAAAGGTTTTTTTGGAATTACACCAAGAGAAGAACGTAATAAAATACACAATAAAAGCGCTGCCCCTGTCCAAATGGACAAGAAAAAGAGGCGACTTTGGAAAAAGTAACTTAAAATACGGGTTACATTGTTCTTGGCGTGATTCTTGTATTCTACTTGGTTGTGCAAGTTGATTGTTTATTAGCTAGTCGTCAATTAAGTGTTTCGTTGTTATTACGGCAAAAATAATAAGTTCATACAATAAAAGAAGGTATAAAACATGTCGAAAGTCCCGGCGTTAGAGCTCATTGATATCCATAAAACGTTTGGTGATATTGAGGTGTTGAAGGGGATTTCCCTAAAAGCTTACGATGGTGACGTCATTTCTATTCTTGGTTCTAGTGGCTCAGGTAAAAGTACTTTTTTACGCTGTGTTAACTTGCTTGAGAATCCCACCCGTGGCGATATCCTTTTTAATGGCAATAAGCTTGATTTGATTCAAGGTGAGTCTGACTTAGTCGCCAACAATATGAAGCAACTTACGCAAATGCGTCAGCAGATTGGTTTTGTTTTTCAAAGCTTTAATTTATGGCCGCATATGACCATTTTACAGAATGTGATGGAAGGGCCTCTTCACGTTCTAAAACGTCCTAAGCATGAAGTCGCAGAATACGCTGAGCATTTATTGCGTAAGGTTGGTATTGCAGAAAAAAAGGACATGTACCCTAATCAATTATCTGGTGGCCAACAGCAACGTGTGGCTATCGCTAGGACATTGGCAATGGATCCTCAGGTAATATTGTTTGATGAACCGACATCAGCGTTGGACCCTGAACTTGTGGGCGAAGTGCTTAGCGTTATGCGCAATTTGGCGGAAGAAGGGCGTACTATGCTTATAGTGACCCATGAAATGAATTTTGCTCGTGAAGTGTCTAGTGAAGTTGTATTTTTACATCAGGGTGTGGTTGAAGAAAAAGGTACGCCAGATCAAGTGTTTGGCGCACCAAAATCAGAGCGCTGTAAAGCGTTTATATCCAGTGTGTTTTAGTTGATTGCTGTATAAAGCAACGACAAGATCAAAGTAAAATGACTAAATAAATAAACAAATATACTAAGGGGATTACAATGAAATTGAAAAAAATGGTTTTGGGGTCAGCGCTATTGCTAACAGCAGCATTTTCCGCTGTTTCCGTACAGGCTGCCGATAAAGTACGTTTTGTCACAGAAGGTGCTTGGGCACCATTTAACTTTATTGACTCAAATGGTAAGCCACAAGGTTTTGATGTGGATATTGCTCGTGCTTTGTGTGCAAAAATGGAAGCAGATTGCGAGATTCTAACTCAGGACTGGGATGGTTTGATTCCTGGACTTAAAGTGCGCAAATTTGATGCGATTATTGCGTCTATGTCTATTACAGAAGATCGTTTGAAGGTCGTTGATTTCACCAATAAATATTATTCAGGTGGCTTGCGTTTCATGGGGCGCGTTGGTGAGACATTTGATCTTTCTAATCTTGATGGAAAAACCATTGGTGCGCAGCGTGCGACTCTAGGTGCACAATATCTTGAAGATAACTTTTCAGGTAAAGCCAACTTAAAATTCTACGACAACCAAGATAATGTGTATCTAGACCTTGTTTCTGGTCGTTTGGACATTGTTCTATCTGATGAGTTACCAACGTATAACTGGTTGAAAACATCAGAAAGTGGTTCTAAATTTGAGTTTAAAGGCGATGCTTTCATGAAAACAGACAACATTGCTATTGCTATTCGTAAGGGTGATGACAAGTTGAAAGCGAAATTGAATAAAGCACTTGATGCTATTTTAGCGGATGGTACTTATCAGAAAATTAATGCTCGTTACTTCCCGTTCTCTATCTACTAAGCGTAGATATTTCTTAGAGTTTCTCGGCACAATAGTGCCGAGAAACCTACTTTAAGCTTACTCTGAGAAAAAACTATGATTGATCTTCATGGATTCGGTGATCAGCTGCTGCAAGGTGCTGTTGTTACCTTAGAGCTAGCGCTGGCTTCGCTGTTTGTTGGTTTGATTTTAGGACTATTAGGCGCCTCTGCTAAATTGTCCTCTATCGCAGTTATTCGATGGATCGCTAACGGTTACACCACAATTATTCGTGGTATTCCTGAGCTGCTAACCGTACTTATTATTTATTTTGGTGCCACCAGTGTTTTGATGGCGATAGCCGGTTTGTTTGGTTACGACGAATATATTGAAGTTGGCGCTTTTGCAGCAGGTGTTACTGCACTTGGTTTGACGTTTGGCGCGTATGCAACAGAAGTATTCCGTGGTGCTCTACAATCTATTCCGAAAGGGCAGCATGAAGCAGCAACCGCTTTAGGAATGGGGCCCATTCGAAAGTTTTACCGTATTATTTTGCCGCAGGTATGGCGAATTGCATTGCCTGGGCTAGGGAATTTATTTCTGGTTTTGCTAAAAGATACTGCTTTGGTATCTGTTGTTGGGTTAGACGATATTATGCGTAAGGCAAATATTGCTGTAAGTAGTACCAAGCAAGCGTTCCTGTTTTATTTGGTCGCAGCATTTATGTATTTGGCTTTAACCATTATCTCTATGGTGTTCGTTTCCTATATGGAAAAACGAGCGAGCCGTGGTTTGAATAGGGGATAATGTATGGATTTTTCGGTTGTTGTTGAATATTTTCCCCGTTTGCTCGAAGGGGCTTGGGTTAGTCTTCAGTTAGTGATTGTCTCTATTGTATTGGGTGGTGTTTTTGCTTTGCCGATTGCTTTAGCAAGGATTTCACCTATTGCATGGATCCGAGCAGTGCCTTTTGCTTATATCTTTTTCTTCCGTGGAACGCCGCTGTTAGTACAGATCTTTTTGGTATATTACGGCGCATCGCAATTTGATGTCGTGAGAGAAGGTTTCTTGTGGCCAATACTGAGAGAGCCATTTTGGTGTGCCATTATTGCCTTTACGCTAAATACCTCTGCTTATACCGCTGAGATTTTCCGCGGCGCGATTCAAGCAATTCCTGAAGGCGAAGTTGAAGCATGTAAAGTCATTGGTATGACGAAGTTTCAGATGTACCGACGTGTCTTATTACCTCGTGCTTTTGGTATTGTTCTACCCGCTTATGGCAATGAGATTATCTTGATGCTAAAAGGCAGTGCTTTGGCGAGTACGATTACGATTCTGGATTTAACAGGAATGGCGCGAACTATCATCGCAAGAACCTATACGCCGATGGAAATTTTCTTGGCGGCAGGTGCTATTTACTTGGTAATTAGCATTGTGATCATTGCAATTTTTCGTCAGATTGAGTTACGCCAAAATCGTTATTTGGGCACATTATCCATCAAGGTTCCTGATAAAGGTTGATCTGATAAACGTCACTAAAACAAAAAAGAGGCCTAGGCCTCTTTTTTGTTTTATAGCAACTAAATGCCTAAAATGGGTGGTAATAACTTAGATTGCTTCCGCGCCCGTTTCACCTGTACGAATACGGATTATTTGCTCTAGAGCCGTAACGAATATTTTTCCGTCGCCAATTTTGCCAGTGTTTGCGCTTTGTTGGATTGCTTCAATAGCGCGTTCAACTTGGTCTGTTTCTACTGCAAGCTCTAATTTTACTTTTGGCAGGAAGTCGACAACGTATTCTGCTCCACGGTAAAGTTCTGTATGGCCTCGTTGGCGCCCAAAACCCTTCACTTCAGTGACGGTAATGCCGTTAATACCAATTTCAGAAAGCGCTTCACGCACTTCATCAAGTTTAAAAGGCTTAACAATGGCCGTAATTAGTTTCATTTCTTTTCTCCATACGAATAAAGCATTAATTAGTCTAAAAATACCACTCTATTAAAAAAGTCGCTACAGGCTTGATGATTATGATCTACATTTAGTAAACATATCTTCATTGGAATGGAGTGCTTAAAATGAAAAAAATAACACCAAGTGAGCATTTTGTATCAGGTTCAGAGACTTTTTTTGCTGACGTTGCTGTTTTATTGTCTGACCGCGATGGCGTGCAATTGTCCAGTGTTTCTTCGCCTCAAAGCCTTGCTTGTTATCGCACTCAAGGCACGATTAATAATTTGCAGTTAAGGCTGGTGTTGATTCCGCTTGCTCATGATTTTTTACTTGGGCGCTTGTCTTGGTTGGACTGGCGTGGAGTCGATCACGTCTGTTGCTATGTGAACCAGACTTTCGATTGCTTGGTTATGACGTCAGATGGCATTTGGAAAAAACAGAATAAGAGTGCCGAAGCATTGTGTTTACAGGGGTTTGAAACGTTGGTTGCGTAAAATCATAAAGACCTTCGCCTAGTATCTGGGCGAAGGTCTTTATGATAAAGCTCTACCTATTATTGTTTATAAGACCTTAAAGGCCATTCAACTCATCTAGGTCATCATATTTAGGTTCGTGATATTTTCTTCCTAGTTCATGAACGGCATCGATCAAGTATTTTGGGTGATCTGGATTTACAAATTGGTGAATGCCATGGCCTAAGTTAAATACATGGCCGCTTCCTGTACCGAAGCCAGACAATACGTTCTCTACTTCGCGTTCAATGACATCTTTATCAGCATAAAGAACGCAAGGGTCAATATTGCCTTGCAGTGCCACTTTATCTCCGACACGAGCACGAGCTTCTGCAATGTCTGTGGTCCAATCCAAGCCTAGAGCATCGGCACCAGTTGCTGCTATGTTTTCTAGCCATTGACCGCCATTTTTAGTGAATAGAATGACAGGGATTTTTCTACCTTCATGTTCACGAATTAAGCCATCTAGAATCTCTTTCATGTATAGCAATGAGAACTGCTGATACATTGGTCCGCTTAACACGCCACCCCATGTGTCGAAAATCTGTAAGGCTTGAGCACCTGCTAAAATTTGACCGTTAAGGTAGGCGATAACAGATTTCGCGATTTTGCTGAGTAGGGCGTGTAGGGTTTCAGGTGAACGGTACATCATGGCTTTTATGTGACGGAAATCTTTGCTTGAGCCGCCTTCTACCATGTAGGTTGCCAGTGTCCATGGGCTGCCAGAGAAACCAATTAGTGGCACGTCACCATTCAAAGCGTGGCGGATCGTGGTGACTGCTTTCATTACGTAGTCTAAGTCGTTCGCTGTTGTAACAGGAATAGCATCCACATCGGCTTTGCTGCGAATAGTGTGTCTGAATTTAGGACCTTCGCCCGTTTCAAAATACAAGCCTAGACCCATAGCATCTGGAATAGTGAGTATGTCAGAGAACAAAATGGCCGCGTCTAGGTCGTAACGCTTAAGTGGTTGAAGGGTTACTTCGCAAGCAAACGCATCGTTTTTGCAAAGGCTCAAAAAGTCTCCGGCTGTGGCGCGGCTGGCACGGTACTCTGGTAAGTAGCGTCCTGCTTGTCTCATCATCCATACAGGTGTTGTATCGACAGGTTGTTTGAGTAATGCGCGCAAAAAGCGGTCATTTTTGAGCTCTGGAAACATTAGGACTCTCCGATATAAATTTTCAGTTGGCGCATTTTACCTAAGTTGGACAGGAAAAGCAGAGTGAATAAGCACAATTTATGGCTTGGTTATTGAAAAGGCTAATATTATTGATCTATGGCAGGGTTTGTCTGTGCCTATTTAAGACTTCTTTCGCCTATTAGGATCGTGCCTTTTTTCGTGAAAGGCCTTTAAATGATTGGCTGCGTATATAAAAATCAGTCGCCAAGATAGGTTTTAAGACTGTATTTTTGTACTCGTTGGGCGGCCTTTTCTATGTCTTGATTGGCATGTAGTTCAGCTAAAACTTTAGGAAAGGCGGCTTTTGTTTGTGCGACATCCATTCCTGGCTTGAGATGAGTAGAGTAAAGGGATTTAAGCAGTAAATAATCCAGAGGACTTAGGTAAGTATCTACACTAACGTCGTTAAACACAGAGGGAAAAACATCATTAGAGTCATTGGGAAGTCCGAGTAATTGCGTGATCTCTTCTACAATACAATCCAAAAAGCGCGCCTTTCTGCGTGCATAATCGACAGGAATAATGATGCTACCTTTGGTGATTTCGTATTTTCCATTACGGCTAAAGTTACCTAGGCAAATGGCTTCATTTAGCGCTGCACGAATTTTTTCTGGGTCACCTATGTATTGTCTGACTTTGTTTTCGATATTGTCATAGGTGGTGAAAATAATAAAAATATTGGCTTGTTTAGGGTCGTTGGTAAAGTCGATTGGCAGCCCTGTAATGTAGGCAAGGTGCTGTGCGTGGACGCTGAGTAATTCTTTTTGTAGGCTGGCGTCACCACTGTCGCTTTCAAAAAACAGCTTAATAGGTTTATTCCAGCGGATTAATTTAGGGTATTTGGTTTCTTTGTACTCACGCTCTAAAGCAATTTTAATAAAGCTGTCTTGTATGTAAGCATCGTTTTGCCAGCGTTCCTCACCTAAAGCGAATGAGGAGAGGAAAAAAACTATGAGCCAAAAAGGACTATAGCGGATCATCAGGCTGAGGCTGAGTAAGTTTGTTAGCATAATGTTGTAACGCACTTAACGAATCTGGCGTGAATGGTAAATTGTCAGTATTGTTTAATACGTCATCGATACTCATTTCATGAACAGAAGCGACTTCTTTAGGTTGTAAGGTTAGTTCGCCATGTACCGTTTCATCGTAGTGACAAGTGAAAATCTTCCCCCATATTTTAAAGCCTTCACCTTCGGTAAAAAACACACCTTGGCTTTCGAGCGGGGCATCAAATCCTAGTTCTTCTTGCAATTCTCTATGGGCAGAATCAATGTAGGATTCGCCCTTTTCAACCACGCCACCAGTCGTCACTCCGTAAAAACTTGGACAAAAAGCCTTGTCGTCGGTTCTTTTTTGAATGAGTAAATTTCCTGCCGTGTTAAAAACCAATATATAAGTGACACGATGAAAGTCTCTGCCAAAGTTCATTAAGCGTCGTGGCACATCGCCAATTATCTTGTTATTTTTATCGACTAAGATAATGACTTCGTCATTTTCGGGCATAAAATACTCAATTAGAAAGTGAATCTGGTAGAAAGCAAAAGGGTATCGGCATTTGTCTTGAAAGAAAAGCCTTCTTACTCATTAAAGAATGCAGAGTAACTCAAGATAATAAGCCTACTAGAGCGTGTAGGGTGTCGAGAAAGCGACCTGTTTTTGCGTAATAGCTACGGCTTAGCATTATTTACCTTATTATTTAGCCTAAAGCGGTATCATAATCTGTTGCTTCTAAGCTGTATTTTGTAATCAAATTAATAGGGAAGGTTAGTGGAAAACATGTCCATTTTGAACAATGATTTTTTAGCGTTAACTCTTGCTAACCAAGATGGTATTACGCCTTTTCAGTTTTCTTTTCCAGGTGGTATAGGCTTTGTTGAGGATACGGGAGTTTTACGTCTTGAGCCTACACAGTCGAGTGCGACCAGCCTTGTTTTATCCGTTGGCGTTCACGGTAATGAAACCGGGCCGATCGAGTTAGTAAATCAATTGGTTACCAATATATTAGAAGGCGCCGTTACATTGAGTGTTCGGTTATTGGTGCTAATAGGTAACCCAGTAGCGGCTAATTCGGCAAAACGTTTTTGTGATGTGAATCTGAATCGATTGTTCAGTGGCGCGTGGCAAAAGTTTGAGGGTTTTGAAGCAAAGAGAGCGCAACGTCTAGAGCAAGCTGTTAGTGATTTTTACTCAAACGTTGAGAATAAAGCGGATCAAGTAAAGCTACATTACGATCTGCACACGGCCATTCGAGGCTCTGTGTATGAAAAATTTGCCGTTTATCCTTATGTTGAAAATGGTGTTTATAACCAAGAGCAATTGGCGTTCTTAGCAGCCAGTGGAATCGACGCGGTTTTATTGTCGCACCAGCCAACAACGACTTTTTCTTATTATAGTTTTGCCGTGCATGATGCTCATGCTTTTACGGTTGAATTGGGGAAAGTGTATCCGTTTGGTGAAAATGATTTGTCGCGCTTTGCTGATCTTAAAGACAGTTTGACTTTGTTATTGGAAAAGGGCGTTCTAGCACAATCTTCCTTGTCTAGTTTGTGTGCATTTAGCGTGTCAGATAGCTTGGTGAAAGACGATGACAGTTATGAGTTAAGTATTGCTGATGATGTGAAAAACTTTACTTCATTTGAAGCTGGCTATCGAATAGCGCTCTCTAACAAAAGCGATTATTACATTAAGCAAACGGGTGATGCGATTGTGTTTCCAAATACCAATCTCCCTGTTGGTCAGCGTGCTGGCTTGATAGTGCGTTGCGCCTTAATGGCTGATTTAACATTAAATTAAGCGGGGTAATTTTTGCCTTATGAAAAAAGAGATTTAAGCTAACCCCTTGAATCTCTTTTTTTAATATCGTACTGTTACGTTATAACATTAATTTGACGGTATTGAATAATGAATAAACTTCTTTTGGCCTTAGGTGTGTCAGCCTTATCTCCTTTAGCATTCGCTAAACCAGTAATTGTCACCAGTATTAAGCCTGTTTCTATGGTTGTTGCCGCGATTGCTGGCGATAAAGCGGAGATTCAGCAAATTGTATCCAGTACGGCATCGCCGCATGATTTTGCTTTGCGCCCCTCGGATCTGCGGAAAATTGTCAATGCTGATACAGTCGTCTGGGTAGGCGAGTCTTTAGAACGATTTTTAGAAAAACCACTTGAGAATGCCGGTAAAGAAGACTCGTCAATCGAGTGGTTAGCATTAGATGGTATGGCATTGCATAACTTCGCTAAAGAGCATCACCATGATGAAGACGAAGCGGAAGATGATCATCACCACGACCACGAAGCTCATGATGATCATGAACACGAAGGACATGGTGATCATGATGAGCACGAAGAACATGATGAGCACGAAGGGCACGAAGGACATCATCATGATGGCGTAGATCCACATGTTTGGCTATCACCTGATAATGCTAAAGTATTGGCAAAGGCGGTGACAGCTCGTTTGGTGTCATTGGATTCGGCCAATGCTGAGTATTATAAAGGGAATTTAGCATCCTTTGAAAAAGGTCTTACTGCGAAAGACGCAGAAATTCGCAAAGCCCTAAACAAGGTCAATAAAGTGCCTTATATCGTATTCCATGATGGTTATAGTTACTTTGAGCAACATTATGGTTTGAGCCACGCTGGCGAAATTACCGTCAGCCCAGAGCGTAAACCAGGCGCGAAAAAAGTTGCTGAGATCCGTCATGAAATCCAAGAGAACAAAGTGCAGTGTGTTTTTAGTGAGCCACAATTTAGCCCTGCGATAGTGAAAACGCTATTGGAAGGTTCTGATGTAAAAACCGCACCTTTGGATCCATTAGGTGGCAAGGTGAAAATGGGAAGCAATGCTTACTTCTCATTTTTAGACAGTTTGAGTGGTCAATTTCTTAGCTGTTTAGGATAATACCTCTGTGTTTATCAAAGAGTAGGCAAGGAATGCTTGCTCTTTGATAGTCCTCCCGCTTTCTCCTCTGTATAATGGTCTTACTTTACGATTATTACATTGGGCAGCGAGGCTTTATGAGCGATTTATTTAATTTGAGTGCCGATTCGAGTACTCACTCCGATATCCTTATTGAAAGTGCTCGACGTACTTTATCTACACAAGCCCAATCTTTAGCGAATTTAGCCAACCAAGTAACCGAAGAATTCCCCAAAGCCGTTCGACTGATTCTTGCTAGCAAGGGTCGTACTATTATTTGTGGCATGGGTAAATCTGGCCTAATCGGTAAAAAAATCGCGGCTACTTTAGCCTCAACAGGCACGCCTAGTTTCTTTCTCCACCCGGGAGAGGCTTTTCATGGCGATTTAGGCATGATCCAGCCGGAAGATGTCTTAGTGCTGATTAGTTTTTCGGGTGAAACTGAAGAGTTGATGCGCTTACTTCCTTCGCTGAAAAGTTTCGGCAATCGAAGTATTGCCATGGTAGGAAACACAGATTCTACTTTGGCGAAACATTGTGATTGTATATTGGATCTTTCTATTGATAAAGAAACTTGCCCAAATAATTTAGCGCCAACGACATCGACGACCATGACAACCGCCATGGGTGATGCCTTGGCTGTGGCTTTGATGGAGTGTCGTAACTTCCAGCCACAAGATTTTGCCCGTTTTCATCCTGGTGGAAGCTTAGGTCGTAAACTGTTAACTCGTGTTAAAGATATAATGCATAAGGATAGTCTTCCTGTTTGTGCACCTGAAACTACCTTGAAAGACGCCATTTCTGTTATGACACATGGCAGAATGGGCGTGGTATTGATTCAAGAAGCAGGGAGGTTACTGGGGATCTTTACCGATGGTG from Marinomonas rhizomae harbors:
- a CDS encoding NUDIX hydrolase: MPENDEVIILVDKNNKIIGDVPRRLMNFGRDFHRVTYILVFNTAGNLLIQKRTDDKAFCPSFYGVTTGGVVEKGESYIDSAHRELQEELGFDAPLESQGVFFTEGEGFKIWGKIFTCHYDETVHGELTLQPKEVASVHEMSIDDVLNNTDNLPFTPDSLSALQHYANKLTQPQPDDPL
- the hemE gene encoding uroporphyrinogen decarboxylase, translating into MFPELKNDRFLRALLKQPVDTTPVWMMRQAGRYLPEYRASRATAGDFLSLCKNDAFACEVTLQPLKRYDLDAAILFSDILTIPDAMGLGLYFETGEGPKFRHTIRSKADVDAIPVTTANDLDYVMKAVTTIRHALNGDVPLIGFSGSPWTLATYMVEGGSSKDFRHIKAMMYRSPETLHALLSKIAKSVIAYLNGQILAGAQALQIFDTWGGVLSGPMYQQFSLLYMKEILDGLIREHEGRKIPVILFTKNGGQWLENIAATGADALGLDWTTDIAEARARVGDKVALQGNIDPCVLYADKDVIEREVENVLSGFGTGSGHVFNLGHGIHQFVNPDHPKYLIDAVHELGRKYHEPKYDDLDELNGL
- a CDS encoding KpsF/GutQ family sugar-phosphate isomerase, with amino-acid sequence MSDLFNLSADSSTHSDILIESARRTLSTQAQSLANLANQVTEEFPKAVRLILASKGRTIICGMGKSGLIGKKIAATLASTGTPSFFLHPGEAFHGDLGMIQPEDVLVLISFSGETEELMRLLPSLKSFGNRSIAMVGNTDSTLAKHCDCILDLSIDKETCPNNLAPTTSTTMTTAMGDALAVALMECRNFQPQDFARFHPGGSLGRKLLTRVKDIMHKDSLPVCAPETTLKDAISVMTHGRMGVVLIQEAGRLLGIFTDGDLRRAMLKESEGMIHKTMANLMTPNPKTINENVMIVQAEEQMLRDKITLLVVVDDANNLSGILEIYDR
- a CDS encoding GlxA family transcriptional regulator; translated protein: MQASKKPQKYGFLLLPHYSMLGFSSAIETLHMANWVAGKELYSFCTISHEVREIPSSTGVVTLSDYLTSDAPNDLDAIFVCGASPVIKNESQTLENWIKKQAKKQVGLGGVCTGSYLLAKAGLLDGYRATIHWRSLANLRDEFLQTIVSNHLFEVDRDRYTCSGGTAAMDMMLFLIGKQHGMTLASSISEQFVCERIRTHEDPQRIPLQARIGTGQPKLVEAVQLMEANIQEPLSSDDIAYHVGVSRRHLERLFKSNLDIVPSRYYLELRLQHAKQLIIQTDKAITEVGLECGFGSAPHFSTTYKGFFGITPREERNKIHNKSAAPVQMDKKKRRLWKK
- a CDS encoding ABC transporter permease, producing the protein MIDLHGFGDQLLQGAVVTLELALASLFVGLILGLLGASAKLSSIAVIRWIANGYTTIIRGIPELLTVLIIYFGATSVLMAIAGLFGYDEYIEVGAFAAGVTALGLTFGAYATEVFRGALQSIPKGQHEAATALGMGPIRKFYRIILPQVWRIALPGLGNLFLVLLKDTALVSVVGLDDIMRKANIAVSSTKQAFLFYLVAAFMYLALTIISMVFVSYMEKRASRGLNRG
- a CDS encoding ABC transporter ATP-binding protein; amino-acid sequence: MSKVPALELIDIHKTFGDIEVLKGISLKAYDGDVISILGSSGSGKSTFLRCVNLLENPTRGDILFNGNKLDLIQGESDLVANNMKQLTQMRQQIGFVFQSFNLWPHMTILQNVMEGPLHVLKRPKHEVAEYAEHLLRKVGIAEKKDMYPNQLSGGQQQRVAIARTLAMDPQVILFDEPTSALDPELVGEVLSVMRNLAEEGRTMLIVTHEMNFAREVSSEVVFLHQGVVEEKGTPDQVFGAPKSERCKAFISSVF
- a CDS encoding ABC transporter permease, with the translated sequence MDFSVVVEYFPRLLEGAWVSLQLVIVSIVLGGVFALPIALARISPIAWIRAVPFAYIFFFRGTPLLVQIFLVYYGASQFDVVREGFLWPILREPFWCAIIAFTLNTSAYTAEIFRGAIQAIPEGEVEACKVIGMTKFQMYRRVLLPRAFGIVLPAYGNEIILMLKGSALASTITILDLTGMARTIIARTYTPMEIFLAAGAIYLVISIVIIAIFRQIELRQNRYLGTLSIKVPDKG
- a CDS encoding transporter substrate-binding domain-containing protein, which translates into the protein MKLKKMVLGSALLLTAAFSAVSVQAADKVRFVTEGAWAPFNFIDSNGKPQGFDVDIARALCAKMEADCEILTQDWDGLIPGLKVRKFDAIIASMSITEDRLKVVDFTNKYYSGGLRFMGRVGETFDLSNLDGKTIGAQRATLGAQYLEDNFSGKANLKFYDNQDNVYLDLVSGRLDIVLSDELPTYNWLKTSESGSKFEFKGDAFMKTDNIAIAIRKGDDKLKAKLNKALDAILADGTYQKINARYFPFSIY
- a CDS encoding P-II family nitrogen regulator; protein product: MKLITAIVKPFKLDEVREALSEIGINGITVTEVKGFGRQRGHTELYRGAEYVVDFLPKVKLELAVETDQVERAIEAIQQSANTGKIGDGKIFVTALEQIIRIRTGETGAEAI
- a CDS encoding DUF2927 domain-containing protein; this encodes MLTNLLSLSLMIRYSPFWLIVFFLSSFALGEERWQNDAYIQDSFIKIALEREYKETKYPKLIRWNKPIKLFFESDSGDASLQKELLSVHAQHLAYITGLPIDFTNDPKQANIFIIFTTYDNIENKVRQYIGDPEKIRAALNEAICLGNFSRNGKYEITKGSIIIPVDYARRKARFLDCIVEEITQLLGLPNDSNDVFPSVFNDVSVDTYLSPLDYLLLKSLYSTHLKPGMDVAQTKAAFPKVLAELHANQDIEKAAQRVQKYSLKTYLGD
- the astE gene encoding succinylglutamate desuccinylase, translated to MSILNNDFLALTLANQDGITPFQFSFPGGIGFVEDTGVLRLEPTQSSATSLVLSVGVHGNETGPIELVNQLVTNILEGAVTLSVRLLVLIGNPVAANSAKRFCDVNLNRLFSGAWQKFEGFEAKRAQRLEQAVSDFYSNVENKADQVKLHYDLHTAIRGSVYEKFAVYPYVENGVYNQEQLAFLAASGIDAVLLSHQPTTTFSYYSFAVHDAHAFTVELGKVYPFGENDLSRFADLKDSLTLLLEKGVLAQSSLSSLCAFSVSDSLVKDDDSYELSIADDVKNFTSFEAGYRIALSNKSDYYIKQTGDAIVFPNTNLPVGQRAGLIVRCALMADLTLN
- the znuA gene encoding zinc ABC transporter substrate-binding protein ZnuA, whose product is MNKLLLALGVSALSPLAFAKPVIVTSIKPVSMVVAAIAGDKAEIQQIVSSTASPHDFALRPSDLRKIVNADTVVWVGESLERFLEKPLENAGKEDSSIEWLALDGMALHNFAKEHHHDEDEAEDDHHHDHEAHDDHEHEGHGDHDEHEEHDEHEGHEGHHHDGVDPHVWLSPDNAKVLAKAVTARLVSLDSANAEYYKGNLASFEKGLTAKDAEIRKALNKVNKVPYIVFHDGYSYFEQHYGLSHAGEITVSPERKPGAKKVAEIRHEIQENKVQCVFSEPQFSPAIVKTLLEGSDVKTAPLDPLGGKVKMGSNAYFSFLDSLSGQFLSCLG